The following is a genomic window from Halobacterium sp. R2-5.
TGTTCCCAGCCCCGCCGGGACTCGGCCTCTTGGGCCGCGCGCTCGCGGTCCTCGCGGACCGTGCGATTGCGCTCGACGGCGCTCGCCTGCTCGCCGTCCACCAAAAGCGGCGCGAACATGACGGGTCCGTGGACGGAGACGACCTCGCCGTCCTCGACGGCGACCAGCCGCTGGTCGGTCGTCCCCTCGGGGTAGACGAGCCGGCCGCCCTCGACGAGCTGGTCGAGCAGCGCCGCGGGCGGGTCGACCGCCGCGGCCTCCACGAGCACGCGGTCGAACGGCGTGTACTCCGGTAGCCCGCGGGCGCCGTCCCGGCAGTCCACGAGCACGTCACCGTAGCCCGCGTCGGCGAGGTTCGAGCGCGCGTCGTAGACCACGCGCCGGTCGATGTCGACGGCGTGGACGTGCGCCGCGCCGACGATCTCCGCGAGCACGGCGACCGTGTAGCCGACGCCCGCACCCACGACGAGCACGTCGTCGCCCTCCTCCGGAGCGAGCGCGTCGACGAGTCTGCCCACCGTCGACGGCGCGAGCACTCGGGTGCCGCGGTGTTCGAGGGACTGGTCGGTGTACGCGCGCCGCCCCGCGTCCACGAACTCGTGGCGGGGGACGTCCCGCATCGCTCGCGCGGTCGGCCGCGCCCGGACGACAGCCTTCGTGTCGTGCTCGAGGCTGTCGACCATCTCCTCCCGTAGCGCCGCGAACTCCATGCCCGGAATTCGCCGCGCAGCCTATTCAGTTGCGCGCCTCCGCCCGGCGACGAACCGGTAGGCGGTGCCGGGAACATCGCCCGCGCGAACGTCCGCGAACCCCGCGTCGGCGAACCACTCGCCGACCGCGCCCTCCGCGTGGACCGCACCCTGCTCGGTCGTCGCGAGCAGCTCCGCGGCCACACCGGCGTCGAACGCTCCCTCGCGGAACGCGTCGACGTGTATCGCCATCCCGTCCTCGCCGGCGGCGTCGCTGGCGGCCGACAGCAGCCGGCGGTTGTCTTCAGGGCCGTACTCGCGGGCGACGCGGGCGTGGAACACCAGATCGAAGTCGCCGTCGACGCCCTCCAGCGGGTCGCCCGCGACGAGGTCGACGTCCTCGCGCTCCAGCAGCGGGTCCACCGCGTCCACGACGTCGCGGGTGTCCAGCAGCGTCGCGTCGAACCCGCGGCGGGCGAACTCCACGGCGTGCCCGCCCGGCCCGCCGGAGACCACGAGCACGTCCTCGGCGTCGGGGTGCTCGCGGACCGCCGCGGACACCGCCGCGCGCACGCTCGCGTCGTCCTCGGCAGCACGCGCCCCGAGACGGTTTCGCGTCCAGTTCCCCGGACGCTCCGAGACTTCCCCGGTCTCCATCGTTTCCGGCAGGTCGACCAGCGCCTCCACGCGGTCGAGCTCGTGGGGGAGCCGGCCGATGGAGCGCACGTCCGTCTTCGTGACGAACCCCAGCATCCGGTTCGTCGGCTCGACGCCCGCCTCGACCTCCTCCAGTAGTCCCATGTCGAGGAGCGCGTCGATAGTCACGCGCGCAGCGCGCTCGGTGACGCCCGCCTCCTCCGCGACGGCCTCGGGCGTGTACGCGTTCGACACGAGCGCGTCCAGCACGCCCGTCTCGCGGGCCGCCCGCAGCAACAGTAGCTCGCGGTAGTCCATACGTGACCGTCGGTACGTGCCGGGATAAATTCAGTTGCCGGGTCCCGTCGACTGCCGCTCCGTCCGCTACTCGCCGCCCTGCATCCGCACGAACCGCACCGCGCCCTCGTCGGATTCGACCAGTCCGCCGTCCTCGCGTTTCTCCGCGCGGACGAGCCGCTGGCTGGCGCCGCCGATGGGCGCGACGAGGCGGCCACCGGCCCGCACCTGCTCGACGACCGCGTCCGGGAATTCGGGCGCCGCGCACGTCAGGTACGCGGCGTCGTAGGGCGCGTGCTCCGGCCAGCCCTCGTGGCCGTCGCCCTGCCGGACGGAGACGCCGCCGTAGCCCGTGGCTTCGAGGTTCTCGCGCGCCCGCTCGGCGAGCTCTGGGACGTACTCGACGGAGTAGACGTTGCTCGCGCCGACGAGCTCCGCGGTGACCGCGGCGTGGTAGCCACACCCCGTCCCGATTTCGAGGACCGTCTCGCCCTCGCGGAGGTTGAGCTCGCTCGCCATGATGGCGACCATGTGCGGCGCGCTCACCGTCTGGTCGCTCCCGATGGGGAGCGGCCGGTCGTCGTACGCCGCGCTCCGGCGGGATTCCGGGAGGAAGCGGTGCCGCGGCACTTCCCGAATCGCGTCGGCGGCGAGCTCGCTGACGTTCGGGCGTGCGGCCAGCCCGTCTGCGAGCCGGTTCCGTGCCGCTTCGAACTCGCCGTTCGCGCGCTCGTCGTCGGTCATGGTTCCGGATTCACGTTACCAGGCGGACCACGCGCCGCTGGATTCGTCGTCGCCGTACACGCGCTTGACGTCCTTCGCGAACACGACGTCGCCCTCGTCGCCGAGCTTCGGGAACTTGTAGCTGTCAATCGCGTTCTCGCGGACGTGGATGCCCGTCACCGTGAAGGCTTCCTCGCCGAACTCCTCGGTCTCCCCGACCTCGAACTCGTAGTCCCCGGGCACGTGGACCTCCAGGCTCCGGCTGCCCTCGTCGCTGCCCTCCTTCGGGTTGACCGTGACGCCCACGCTGACGTTCCCGACCTCCCGAGTCCACAGCGTGTCGACCTCGGTGGCCTCGGCGCGCGTCGTGCGGTCCTCCGGGCCCGCCTCGATGCTCGTCACGCGCACCTGCGCGATGAGCTCGTCGGTCTCCACGACGAACTCGTCGCCCTCGTAGATGGTTTCCTCCGGGTCGAACTCCGCGGTTCCGGTAAAGGACTCGCCGTCCTGCGAGACGACGACGTCGACGCTGACGGAGGACTCGGACTCGATGGCTTCCTTGTGGACGTGGCCGCAGTCGGTACACTTTACGGTCGCGTTGCCG
Proteins encoded in this region:
- a CDS encoding HVO_0476 family zinc finger protein; amino-acid sequence: MSENVGEHVPFECPSCSPDLETVHEVLTTGGGNATVKCTDCGHVHKEAIESESSVSVDVVVSQDGESFTGTAEFDPEETIYEGDEFVVETDELIAQVRVTSIEAGPEDRTTRAEATEVDTLWTREVGNVSVGVTVNPKEGSDEGSRSLEVHVPGDYEFEVGETEEFGEEAFTVTGIHVRENAIDSYKFPKLGDEGDVVFAKDVKRVYGDDESSGAWSAW
- a CDS encoding protein-L-isoaspartate(D-aspartate) O-methyltransferase, with the translated sequence MTDDERANGEFEAARNRLADGLAARPNVSELAADAIREVPRHRFLPESRRSAAYDDRPLPIGSDQTVSAPHMVAIMASELNLREGETVLEIGTGCGYHAAVTAELVGASNVYSVEYVPELAERARENLEATGYGGVSVRQGDGHEGWPEHAPYDAAYLTCAAPEFPDAVVEQVRAGGRLVAPIGGASQRLVRAEKREDGGLVESDEGAVRFVRMQGGE
- a CDS encoding protein-L-isoaspartate O-methyltransferase; the encoded protein is MEFAALREEMVDSLEHDTKAVVRARPTARAMRDVPRHEFVDAGRRAYTDQSLEHRGTRVLAPSTVGRLVDALAPEEGDDVLVVGAGVGYTVAVLAEIVGAAHVHAVDIDRRVVYDARSNLADAGYGDVLVDCRDGARGLPEYTPFDRVLVEAAAVDPPAALLDQLVEGGRLVYPEGTTDQRLVAVEDGEVVSVHGPVMFAPLLVDGEQASAVERNRTVREDRERAAQEAESRRGWEHDWIDWDRA